One genomic region from Daphnia magna isolate NIES unplaced genomic scaffold, ASM2063170v1.1 Dm_contigs190, whole genome shotgun sequence encodes:
- the LOC123466371 gene encoding uncharacterized protein LOC123466371 codes for MLVEVSRCPSIKTPMFARAGQAHEFTRHLTDSRIKQVDTLSCRACIDEKTGNPSLLFGHPDANHKLTRTDRKNERPARSWYGSEVIAVKELNISKSGRLIFLEVNILSEEMLRLKAVYDEAWSYLRYCCETPIFSESLLDVDESDDYDSDTDSENDDVV; via the exons ATGTTAGTAGAGGTATCGAGA TGTCCCTCAATTAAAACTCCTATGTTTGCAAGAGCTGGCCAGGCTCATGAGTTTACCCGACACTTAACTGATTCACGAATAAAGCAGGTGGATACGCTTTCATGTCGTGCCTGTATTGATGAAAAAACCGGGAATCCTTCCCTCCTCTTTGGCCATCCTGATGCAAATCATAAACTAACAAGGACTGATCGTAAAAATGA ACGCCCAGCTAGGTCTTGGTATGGTAGTGAGGTTATTGCTGTGAAGGAACTTAATATTTCGAAATCCGGAAGACTAATATTCTTGGAAGTTAACATTTTATCGGAGGAAATGTTGAGATTAAAAGCTGTTTATGACGAAGCATGGTCATACCTCCGATACTGCTGCGAAACCCCCATTTTCTCTGAATCTTTGCTTGATGTTGATGAAAGTGATGACTACGACTCCGACACTGATAGTGAAAACGACGATGTTGTGTAG
- the LOC116928408 gene encoding uncharacterized protein LOC116928408 isoform X1: MPHLLMERLCSSDGCLNSFFDHDIRCDDCKRHFCHSCDKSIHFRLPFYKRIWLNTESSKVLDHTQFIKENGSVSKQEVPVPVFIPSAFQKYQSSSLSIAAGNDFCIVITANGRFDLSTALFCCNSCECTFDFTLDDCILSGFWPPVPDKFTFLCCSQLLTLWHHLKLLTPGTSEQKFLETISAMLVEGSRCPSIKTSMFARASQAHEFTRSLTDSRIKQMDTLSCRACIDERTGNPFLLSGHPDANHKLTRTDRKNERPARSWYGSEVIAGKELNISKSGRLIFLKVNMLSEEILRLKAVYDEAWSYLRYFCETPIFSESLLDVDESDDYDSDTDSENDEVV, from the exons ATGCCTCATCTGCTCATGGAGAGGTTGTGTTCTTCAGATGGATGtcttaattctttttttgaccATGATATTCGCTGTGATGATTGTAAACGTCACTTCTGCCATAGCTGCGATAAATCCATTCATTTTCGGTTACCGTTCTATAAACGAATATGGCTTAATACGGAAAGCTCTAAGGTATTGGACCACACACAATTTATTAAGGAAAACGGATCAGTTTCCAAGCAAG aGGTTCCAGTACCAGTATTTATTCCTTCAGCTTTCCAAAAGTATCAATCGTCTTCTCTTTCAATTGCTGCTGGAAACGACTTTTGTATCGTCATTACTGCGAATG GAAGGTTTGATCTAAGTACAGCTTTGTTTTGCTGCAATTCATGCGAATGTACTTTCGATTTCACACTTGATGATTGCATTCTATCCGGTTTTTGGCCACCCGTGCCTGACAAGTTCACTTTTCTATGTTGCAGTCAGCTGCTAACTCTGTGGCATCATCTAAAATTGCTTACCCCAGGAACTTCTGAACAAAAGTTCTTGGAAACGATTTCAGCTATGTTAGTAGAGGGATCGAGA TGTCCCTCAATTAAAACTTCTATGTTTGCAAGAGCTAGCCAGGCTCATGAGTTTACCCGATCCTTGACTGATTCACGAATAAAGCAGATGGATACGCTTTCATGTCGTGCCTGTATTGATGAAAGAACGGGGAATCCTTTCCTCCTCTCCGGCCATCCTGATGCAAATCATAAACTAACAAGGACTGATCGTAAAAATGA ACGCCCAGCTAGGTCTTGGTATGGTAGTGAGGTTATTGCTGGGAAGGAACTTAATATTTCGAAATCCGGAAGACTAATATTCTTAAAAGTTAACATGTTATCGGAAGAAATCTTGAGATTAAAAGCTGTTTATGACGAAGCATGGTCATACCTCCGATACTTCTGCGAAACCCCCATTTTCTCTGAATCTTTGCTTGATGTTGATGAAAGTGATGACTACGATTCCGACACTGATAGTGAAAACGACGAGGTTGTGTAG
- the LOC116928408 gene encoding uncharacterized protein LOC116928408 isoform X2 — protein sequence MPHLLMERLCSSDGCLNSFFDHDIRCDDCKRHFCHSCDKSIHFRLPFYKRIWLNTESSKVLDHTQFIKENGSVSKQEVPVPVFIPSAFQKYQSSSLSIAAGNDFCIVITANGRFDLSTALFCCNSCECTFDFTLDDCILSGFWPPVPDKFTFLCCSQLLTLWHHLKLLTPGTSEQKFLETISAMLVEGSRCPSIKTSMFARASQAHEFTRSLTDSRIKQMDTLSCRACIDERTGNPFLLSGHPDANHKLTRTDHAQLGLGMVVRLLLGRNLIFRNPED from the exons ATGCCTCATCTGCTCATGGAGAGGTTGTGTTCTTCAGATGGATGtcttaattctttttttgaccATGATATTCGCTGTGATGATTGTAAACGTCACTTCTGCCATAGCTGCGATAAATCCATTCATTTTCGGTTACCGTTCTATAAACGAATATGGCTTAATACGGAAAGCTCTAAGGTATTGGACCACACACAATTTATTAAGGAAAACGGATCAGTTTCCAAGCAAG aGGTTCCAGTACCAGTATTTATTCCTTCAGCTTTCCAAAAGTATCAATCGTCTTCTCTTTCAATTGCTGCTGGAAACGACTTTTGTATCGTCATTACTGCGAATG GAAGGTTTGATCTAAGTACAGCTTTGTTTTGCTGCAATTCATGCGAATGTACTTTCGATTTCACACTTGATGATTGCATTCTATCCGGTTTTTGGCCACCCGTGCCTGACAAGTTCACTTTTCTATGTTGCAGTCAGCTGCTAACTCTGTGGCATCATCTAAAATTGCTTACCCCAGGAACTTCTGAACAAAAGTTCTTGGAAACGATTTCAGCTATGTTAGTAGAGGGATCGAGA TGTCCCTCAATTAAAACTTCTATGTTTGCAAGAGCTAGCCAGGCTCATGAGTTTACCCGATCCTTGACTGATTCACGAATAAAGCAGATGGATACGCTTTCATGTCGTGCCTGTATTGATGAAAGAACGGGGAATCCTTTCCTCCTCTCCGGCCATCCTGATGCAAATCATAAACTAACAAGGACTGATC ACGCCCAGCTAGGTCTTGGTATGGTAGTGAGGTTATTGCTGGGAAGGAACTTAATATTTCGAAATCCGGAAGACTAA